The Acidimicrobiales bacterium genome window below encodes:
- a CDS encoding NAD-dependent epimerase/dehydratase family protein, with translation MSRRALVLGVGGFLGSHLARYLLTDGWVVTGVVRDLDDPHVATRLGSIVADVQLVAGDATDSDLLGRLVQDLDAVFPFAGHSGASRSLREPFDDLVGNAGGQLALLEALRRHNQGARVVFPGSRLQYGLAGHLPVGEDHPQQPVSLYGLHKMMGEHYHRLYHDLYGLPTCSLRISNPYGPGQDRPDRAFGVVGNFLATAAAGGDIAVYGGGTQLRDYVHVDDVVELCAIAATHPAAIGEAFNAGGPAPVSIREMAEAVVRAVGRGRVAAAPWPAMEAAVETGDYVSDLRRVHASLGWQPQVGLETGLAGTWEALAPMLTQAV, from the coding sequence GTGAGCCGCCGGGCCCTCGTGCTGGGCGTGGGTGGGTTCCTCGGTTCGCACCTGGCCCGGTACCTGCTCACCGACGGCTGGGTCGTCACCGGCGTGGTTCGGGATCTCGACGATCCCCACGTCGCCACGCGGCTCGGCTCGATCGTGGCCGACGTGCAGCTCGTGGCCGGCGACGCCACCGACTCCGATCTCCTGGGGCGTTTGGTCCAGGACCTGGACGCCGTGTTTCCCTTCGCTGGCCACTCGGGCGCATCCCGCAGCTTGCGCGAGCCCTTCGACGACCTTGTCGGCAATGCTGGCGGCCAGCTGGCGCTGCTGGAGGCCCTGCGTCGTCACAACCAGGGCGCGCGAGTGGTGTTCCCCGGGTCGCGCCTGCAGTACGGCCTTGCCGGCCACCTGCCGGTCGGCGAGGATCACCCGCAGCAACCCGTCAGCCTCTACGGGCTCCACAAGATGATGGGCGAGCACTACCACCGCCTCTATCACGACCTCTACGGGCTACCGACGTGCTCGCTGCGGATCTCCAACCCGTACGGACCCGGCCAGGACCGCCCGGACCGGGCATTCGGCGTCGTGGGCAACTTCCTCGCCACCGCAGCAGCAGGAGGGGACATCGCCGTCTACGGCGGCGGTACGCAGCTGCGGGACTACGTCCACGTTGACGACGTTGTCGAGCTGTGCGCCATTGCCGCCACCCACCCGGCTGCAATAGGCGAAGCCTTCAACGCGGGCGGCCCGGCACCAGTGTCGATCCGGGAGATGGCCGAGGCAGTGGTTCGAGCGGTGGGCCGCGGGCGAGTGGCCGCGGCGCCGTGGCCGGCCATGGAGGCGGCAGTCGAGACCGGTGACTACGTCAGCGACCTCCGCCGGGTCCACGCCAGTCTCGGGTGGCAGCCTCAAGTCGGCCTCGAGACCGGGTTGGCCGGGACCTGGGAGGCACTGGCGCCCATGCTGACCCAGGCGGTCTGA
- a CDS encoding ABC transporter ATP-binding protein, giving the protein MRIGAPLVAVAAVGLAGIVNVVGALNGWRRRSPAAAGLSVERRLLVYLMPYWPAVLVALGIGAASVVVGLAKPWPTKILVDNVLGRHPFHGLGPQPTLALTVAATLLLFAGSAALGVLQTRVVYGLAQRLIEDMRGRLFGHLTRLSLRYHDTAGAGDGIYRVTTDTYAVQAVLLNGLLPTATALLTLIGTLLVMLKLDVELTLVAVVSTPLALVVTSRFGGRIRSFALVHAQRESEVYAQAEQTLGGIRTVQAFARQQYETDRFRGRVTASRQAMMRLVSLQTVFGISVNGVLAAGMGLVTLLAAEQALSGRLSTGEVLVFITYAGSLYSPVSGLSTVFADLQQAAANAYRVFHVLDQPQPEEPDRPVPTPTRSAGIVAFHNVSFSYRRGQPVLHGVSFDVRSGELAALVGPTGAGKSTIASLLLRMYDPTRGRITLDGIDVRHVRSEWLREQVAFVPQDPVLFPDSVRENIRYGRLDATDAEVEQAARDANIFDELVTQADDLDTAVGDRGVILSGGQRQRVALARAFLRDAPVVLLDEPTSALDAGTEALIMDAVERLTRYRTCVVIAHRLATVKRADQVLVVQGGRIVQSGAHARLIRVSGLYRDLHEARFGREPGPEARVGRSTTVTNGSKRRLNGSKRYATSSAAQPAGAAPLAGGRP; this is encoded by the coding sequence GTGCGCATCGGAGCGCCTCTCGTCGCTGTCGCAGCGGTCGGTCTTGCTGGGATTGTCAACGTCGTAGGAGCACTCAATGGCTGGCGGCGAAGATCCCCGGCGGCGGCCGGACTCTCGGTCGAGCGCCGGCTGCTCGTCTACCTCATGCCCTATTGGCCGGCCGTCCTGGTCGCCTTAGGCATCGGCGCCGCGTCGGTCGTCGTCGGGCTGGCCAAGCCGTGGCCGACCAAGATCCTGGTCGACAATGTCCTCGGTCGGCATCCCTTCCACGGACTGGGACCTCAACCGACGCTGGCCCTCACCGTGGCGGCGACACTCCTGCTCTTCGCCGGCTCAGCCGCGCTCGGGGTGCTCCAGACCCGGGTGGTGTACGGGCTGGCACAACGGCTCATCGAAGACATGAGAGGCCGATTGTTCGGCCATCTCACCCGGCTGTCGCTCCGCTACCACGACACCGCCGGAGCGGGGGACGGCATCTACCGAGTCACCACTGACACCTATGCAGTCCAGGCCGTCCTGCTCAACGGGCTGCTCCCCACCGCCACGGCGCTGCTCACGCTGATCGGCACCTTGTTGGTGATGCTGAAGCTCGACGTCGAGCTGACCCTGGTGGCCGTGGTTTCGACACCGTTGGCCCTCGTGGTCACATCTCGCTTCGGTGGCCGGATCCGCTCGTTCGCCCTCGTCCACGCCCAGCGCGAGTCCGAGGTCTACGCCCAGGCGGAGCAGACCCTCGGAGGCATCCGGACCGTCCAGGCATTTGCCCGCCAGCAATACGAGACCGACCGCTTCCGCGGGCGGGTGACCGCCTCCCGCCAAGCGATGATGCGCTTGGTGAGTCTCCAGACCGTCTTCGGAATCAGCGTAAACGGCGTGCTGGCGGCCGGCATGGGTCTGGTCACCTTGCTGGCCGCCGAGCAGGCCCTATCGGGCCGGCTGTCTACTGGCGAGGTGCTCGTGTTCATCACCTACGCCGGAAGCCTCTACTCTCCGGTGTCGGGGCTCTCCACGGTTTTCGCCGATCTGCAGCAAGCCGCCGCCAACGCCTATCGAGTCTTCCACGTGCTCGACCAGCCCCAGCCCGAGGAGCCCGACCGGCCGGTACCGACGCCAACACGCTCCGCCGGGATCGTGGCCTTCCATAACGTGAGCTTCAGCTACCGGCGGGGCCAGCCCGTACTGCACGGCGTGAGCTTCGACGTCCGGTCTGGGGAGCTGGCGGCGCTGGTCGGTCCCACTGGCGCGGGCAAGTCCACCATCGCCAGCCTGCTACTGCGTATGTACGACCCGACCCGGGGCCGGATCACCCTCGACGGGATCGACGTGCGCCACGTCAGATCGGAGTGGCTGCGTGAGCAGGTGGCGTTCGTCCCCCAGGACCCCGTCTTGTTCCCAGACAGTGTGCGCGAGAACATCCGCTATGGACGTCTCGACGCCACCGACGCCGAAGTGGAGCAGGCGGCGCGCGACGCCAACATCTTCGACGAGCTGGTAACTCAGGCCGATGACCTCGACACCGCCGTGGGTGACCGAGGGGTCATCCTGTCGGGAGGACAACGTCAGCGAGTGGCGCTGGCCCGGGCCTTCCTGCGCGACGCGCCGGTGGTCCTGCTGGACGAGCCGACCAGCGCGCTGGATGCCGGGACCGAGGCCCTCATCATGGACGCCGTCGAGAGGCTCACCCGGTACCGCACCTGCGTAGTAATTGCCCACCGGCTAGCCACGGTCAAGCGGGCCGATCAGGTGCTGGTAGTGCAGGGCGGGAGGATCGTCCAGTCCGGCGCCCACGCGCGGTTGATCCGCGTTTCCGGTCTGTACCGGGACCTGCACGAGGCGCGCTTCGGGCGCGAGCCCGGGCCCGAGGCGCGAGTCGGCCGATCCACGACGGTTACCAACGGTTCCAAGCGTCGTCTCAACGGGTCCAAACGCTATGCGACGAGCTCCGCGGCGCAGCCTGCCGGAGCCGCACCGTTGGCGGGCGGGCGCCCGTGA
- a CDS encoding glycosyltransferase, with protein MNVVVSGYYAGFPVAGLFWHAVSFALGFTELGHQVWYLEDSGDVPWGFDFERLDFDHDCRYGVRRLAAEMDAVGMGDRWVYRHVPTDRWDGLGRDRAMDVLAGADVLVNVSLSAPMRPEYLHIPHRLAVDTDPVFNQVRMRTSTTPTATVADTHTRLFTFGRPPLPAPRPGDEWLPTRQPVVSRLWPVAGPPEPDAPFTTVTHWEAYPGISWDGVYYGTKGDTMREYADLPHRTGVPLSLALGGSARAQRTMTGGGWHVREPVGVSEKTTDYRAWIAASAGEIGFAKHGYVTARSGWFSDRTCSYLASGRPAVVQDTGWSEWLPEGEGVLAFSDPAQAAAALEEVAADPGRHARAARKLVEEHFEAEHVCAAMLEAL; from the coding sequence ATGAACGTGGTCGTCAGCGGCTACTACGCCGGCTTCCCCGTAGCGGGCCTGTTCTGGCACGCGGTTTCGTTCGCGCTGGGGTTCACCGAACTTGGCCATCAGGTCTGGTACCTGGAGGACTCCGGGGACGTCCCCTGGGGTTTCGATTTCGAACGGCTCGACTTCGACCACGACTGCCGTTACGGCGTCCGCCGCCTGGCTGCCGAGATGGACGCCGTCGGCATGGGGGATCGTTGGGTCTACCGCCACGTGCCCACCGATCGCTGGGACGGCCTCGGCCGCGACCGCGCCATGGACGTCCTGGCCGGCGCCGACGTGCTGGTGAACGTCTCGCTCTCGGCACCGATGCGTCCGGAGTACTTGCACATTCCACATCGCCTCGCCGTTGACACCGACCCCGTGTTCAACCAGGTGCGTATGCGCACGAGTACCACACCGACGGCCACGGTGGCCGATACCCATACCCGCCTGTTTACGTTCGGTCGGCCTCCCCTCCCGGCTCCTCGGCCCGGCGACGAGTGGTTGCCGACCCGCCAGCCTGTGGTTTCCCGCCTGTGGCCGGTGGCCGGTCCGCCCGAGCCCGATGCACCTTTCACGACCGTCACCCACTGGGAGGCCTACCCCGGGATCAGCTGGGACGGCGTGTACTACGGGACCAAGGGCGACACCATGCGCGAGTACGCCGATCTTCCCCACCGCACGGGCGTACCACTGTCGCTGGCTCTCGGCGGCAGCGCCAGGGCTCAGCGCACAATGACCGGAGGGGGTTGGCACGTGCGCGAGCCCGTCGGGGTGAGCGAGAAGACCACCGACTACCGGGCCTGGATAGCAGCGAGCGCCGGGGAGATCGGCTTCGCCAAGCACGGCTACGTGACGGCCCGGTCTGGGTGGTTCTCCGACCGCACCTGCTCCTACCTAGCCTCCGGTCGCCCGGCGGTCGTGCAGGACACCGGCTGGAGCGAATGGCTGCCCGAGGGTGAGGGGGTGCTGGCCTTCTCCGACCCGGCCCAGGCCGCGGCGGCCCTGGAGGAGGTGGCCGCCGACCCAGGGCGCCACGCCCGCGCCGCCCGAAAGCTGGTGGAAGAGCACTTCGAGGCCGAGCACGTGTGCGCGGCGATGCTGGAAGCGCTTTGA
- a CDS encoding acyltransferase encodes MEEGTASGDGPMARPLPPLEDLTGAWDYRTVPPNVIVGEGCYIERRDSLASFRSRRHPGLVLGQRVVVYTWAGFGVEEGGLLEVGDDCVLVGPLFMCANHIRLGERVVISYNVTVADCDFHPLNVEARRRDAVALAPGGDRSSRPLIDTAPVLIEDDAWIGIGATVLKGVTIGAGARVQAGSIVTSDVAAGTRVQGNPARPIGP; translated from the coding sequence GTGGAGGAAGGAACCGCCAGCGGCGACGGACCGATGGCCCGCCCTCTGCCGCCGCTCGAGGATCTGACGGGCGCCTGGGACTACCGGACCGTGCCGCCCAACGTGATCGTCGGGGAGGGGTGCTACATCGAGCGCCGGGATAGCTTGGCATCCTTCCGCAGTCGGCGTCATCCCGGCCTGGTGCTCGGCCAGCGGGTGGTCGTGTACACCTGGGCCGGCTTCGGCGTAGAGGAGGGTGGGCTGCTCGAGGTCGGCGACGATTGCGTGCTCGTGGGACCGCTGTTCATGTGTGCCAACCACATCCGCCTCGGCGAGCGGGTGGTGATCTCCTACAACGTCACCGTGGCCGACTGCGACTTTCACCCGCTGAACGTGGAGGCCCGGCGGCGGGACGCTGTGGCTCTTGCTCCGGGAGGCGACCGCTCGAGCCGGCCCCTCATCGACACCGCGCCCGTGCTGATCGAGGACGACGCCTGGATCGGTATCGGTGCCACCGTCCTGAAGGGCGTAACCATCGGGGCCGGGGCCCGAGTGCAGGCAGGCTCGATTGTGACCTCCGACGTAGCGGCCGGCACCAGAGTCCAAGGCAACCCGGCTCGTCCGATCGGCCCGTGA
- a CDS encoding acyltransferase produces the protein MTAPVLEHDWYPAPVPANVEVGPGSWLYSAFAFLHYRSQRPVGLRVGRNTGIYIDTLFDLGPHGEVDIGDHCTLAGPIFCTRGRVAIGNRVLISSRVLVADDPFSCPPGNHVPDLGAGHSPPAVVEIGDDAWIGTGATLLAGARIGAGGIVGAATVVDFEVPEMTIVGGDPARIIGRSD, from the coding sequence GTGACTGCACCCGTTCTCGAGCACGACTGGTATCCGGCCCCGGTCCCGGCCAACGTGGAGGTGGGCCCGGGCAGCTGGTTGTACTCGGCCTTCGCGTTCTTGCACTACCGGAGCCAACGCCCGGTGGGGCTGCGAGTCGGCCGCAACACCGGCATCTATATCGACACCCTGTTCGACCTGGGCCCGCACGGCGAAGTGGATATCGGGGACCACTGCACCTTGGCCGGGCCGATCTTCTGTACGAGGGGTCGGGTGGCGATCGGAAACAGAGTCCTGATCTCCTCCAGGGTGCTGGTCGCGGACGACCCGTTCTCGTGCCCACCCGGCAACCACGTCCCGGACCTGGGGGCCGGCCATTCCCCTCCCGCCGTCGTCGAGATCGGGGACGACGCCTGGATCGGCACCGGCGCCACGTTGCTGGCCGGCGCCCGGATCGGGGCCGGCGGCATCGTCGGCGCCGCCACCGTCGTGGACTTCGAGGTCCCGGAGATGACGATCGTGGGCGGCGACCCGGCCCGGATCATCGGTCGCTCCGACTGA